In Heliangelus exortis chromosome W, bHelExo1.hap1, whole genome shotgun sequence, the following proteins share a genomic window:
- the STARD6 gene encoding stAR-related lipid transfer protein 6, producing MDYKKTADEVSAKLCSYSQDTSGWRVIKVAKNVTVSAKPSKEYAGNLYRGEGIIKEVPSKIIPFMYLPEYRSKWDKALQSYKLLERIDQDTGIYHSVTQSYGMGLISSRDFVDLLHVKPYPGGILTTNSVSVEYSGCPPTPSCVRGFNNPCGYVCSPLPENPEHSKLVVFIQPELGGMLPCSVVETALPTTLINLITETRAGLKSLKNQNET from the exons ATGGACTATAAGAAAACCGCGGATGAAGTTTCGGCAAAACTTTGCTCCTACAGTCAGGATACTTCAGGCTGGAGGGTGATAAAAGTGGCA AAAAATGTTACAGTTTCTGCCAAACCTTCGAAAGAATATGCGGGAAATCT ATACCGTGGAGAAGGGATAATTAAGGAAGTCCCCAgtaaaattattccttttatGTATCTTCCTGAGTACAGAAGCAAATGGGACAAGGCATTGCAGTCTTACAAGCTGTTAGAAAGGATTGACCAG GACACTGGGATATACCACAGTGTAACACAGAGTTATGGCATGGGGCTGATTTCCTCCAGGGATTTTGTTGACCTGCTGCATGTGAAACCATATCCTGGGGGTATCCTTACAACTAATT CTGTCAGTGTGGAATATTCCGGCTGCCCTCCTACTCCCTCTTGTGTCCGAGGTTTTAACAATCCCTGTGGCTATGTGTGCTCTCCTTTGCCTGA GAACCCAGAACATTCTAAACTAGTGGTATTTATCCAGCCAGAACTGGGAGGAATGCTCCCCTGCTCTGTGGTGGAGACAGCATTACCTACAACTCTTATAAACTTAATCACTGAAACAAGAGCTGGACTGAAAAGCTTGAAAAACCAGAATGAAACATGA